The following are encoded together in the Nocardioides sp. Arc9.136 genome:
- a CDS encoding polysaccharide deacetylase family protein: MRTGTRTVATVLRPVVRAGRAVATTPGLTLVGWHRVDGRTSDGLSTGTDDFRRHLDALERWGAQVLPLDDAVARLQDGTLPARAVALTFDDGYASVVGTAWPLLRERALPATLFVVSGTLSGHRFPWDAHESAPCRSGRLRTATAEELLAAAAEGLDIGSHTVTHPWLPALDDRTLEQELTGSRAVLEDLLGRPVRSLAYPTGGWDARVRAAAARAGYRVGVTVDRGLNTGRVDPLSLRRAFVPTDPTDLRHVLDGAYTFLRPLDRWRARGGPAW, translated from the coding sequence GTGAGGACCGGGACCCGCACCGTCGCCACCGTCCTCCGCCCGGTCGTGCGCGCCGGACGTGCCGTGGCGACCACCCCCGGGCTGACGCTCGTCGGGTGGCACCGGGTGGACGGGCGCACCTCCGACGGCCTCTCGACGGGCACCGACGACTTCCGCCGCCACCTCGACGCCCTCGAGCGGTGGGGCGCGCAAGTGCTGCCGCTGGACGACGCGGTCGCCCGGCTGCAGGACGGCACGCTGCCCGCGCGTGCCGTGGCACTGACCTTCGACGACGGCTACGCCAGCGTGGTGGGGACGGCCTGGCCGCTCCTGCGCGAGCGCGCGCTGCCGGCCACGCTGTTCGTGGTCAGCGGCACCCTGAGCGGCCACCGGTTCCCGTGGGACGCCCACGAGTCCGCGCCCTGCCGCAGCGGCCGGCTGCGGACCGCGACTGCCGAGGAGCTCCTCGCGGCCGCCGCCGAGGGGCTGGACATCGGCTCGCACACCGTGACCCACCCGTGGCTGCCGGCCCTGGACGACCGGACGCTCGAGCAGGAGCTGACCGGGTCGCGCGCGGTCCTCGAGGACCTGCTCGGCCGACCGGTGCGGTCGCTGGCCTACCCGACCGGGGGCTGGGACGCGCGGGTGCGCGCCGCCGCCGCCCGGGCGGGCTACCGCGTCGGGGTCACGGTCGACCGCGGGCTCAACACCGGCCGGGTCGACCCGCTCTCGCTGCGCCGGGCCTTCGTGCCCACGGACCCCACCGACCTGCGGCACGTCCTCGACGGCGCGTACACCTTCCTCCGCCCGCTGGACCGCTGGCGCGCCCGCGGGGGCCCGGCATGGTGA
- a CDS encoding oligosaccharide flippase family protein: MSRPVVPLVPRSSVAVLGQDPALATAPTAPGGPDAGARATGEAGRAARGVVWLAANGVVVKTAQTVVLLSLAAMLAPSALGLVALGTLVANVAVQVSGLGTASALVYWRGDVLRAARTAATISVGCAAAISAALWVGAPWLASALGAADGGAAVIRGLTVVLPCTALAGVSYELLRRELRFLRRVIPDAVAAVVGAVVAIALVVQGSGVMALVAGQVVQAVLALLLAWCVHPPVLPGWDAEDARGLLSYGGPFAGTHLLELVQLNIDYVVVSAVLGTVALGQYSLAFRLAFMPYLMIVVVVTGAAFPYLCRVRGPELGRAVVSVTTVTTTLVAPLCLGIALASDHLVVLGEKWSPAVPAAAWLAAYAALLSIGLLVQTAVNAAGRPVLALGLRLAHLVLLVGALLVVVDRGITVVAAAQAAVAAVVAALALGLARRTVSGFSLRDLAVALRPAALSALALAAAVLLVRALLGDLVPSPATLALLAVTGLAAYAGPLWLLDRHRLLAAAALLRRSQ; encoded by the coding sequence GTGAGCCGGCCGGTGGTGCCGCTCGTGCCGCGGTCGAGCGTCGCGGTCCTGGGCCAGGACCCGGCACTCGCGACGGCGCCCACGGCGCCCGGTGGTCCGGACGCCGGGGCGCGTGCCACCGGCGAGGCCGGCCGGGCGGCGCGCGGCGTGGTCTGGCTGGCGGCGAACGGCGTCGTGGTGAAGACCGCGCAGACCGTCGTGCTGCTGTCGCTGGCCGCGATGCTGGCGCCGTCCGCGCTCGGCCTGGTGGCGTTGGGGACCCTCGTCGCCAACGTCGCGGTGCAGGTGTCCGGCCTGGGCACGGCCAGCGCGCTGGTCTACTGGCGCGGAGACGTGCTCCGCGCCGCCCGCACCGCCGCGACGATCAGCGTCGGCTGCGCCGCGGCCATCTCCGCGGCGCTGTGGGTCGGCGCTCCGTGGCTCGCCTCGGCGCTGGGTGCGGCCGACGGCGGTGCGGCGGTGATCCGCGGCCTGACCGTCGTGCTGCCGTGCACCGCGCTCGCCGGGGTCAGCTACGAGCTGCTCCGCCGGGAGCTGCGCTTCCTGCGCCGGGTGATCCCGGACGCGGTCGCCGCGGTGGTCGGTGCGGTGGTCGCGATCGCGCTCGTCGTCCAGGGGTCCGGGGTGATGGCCCTGGTCGCCGGGCAGGTCGTCCAGGCGGTCCTCGCCCTGCTGCTCGCCTGGTGCGTGCACCCGCCGGTGCTGCCCGGCTGGGACGCCGAGGACGCCCGCGGGCTGCTGTCGTACGGCGGGCCGTTCGCCGGCACCCACCTGCTCGAGCTCGTCCAGCTCAACATCGACTACGTGGTCGTCTCCGCGGTCCTCGGCACGGTGGCGCTCGGGCAGTACTCCCTGGCCTTCCGGCTGGCGTTCATGCCGTACCTGATGATCGTCGTCGTCGTCACCGGAGCGGCCTTCCCCTACCTGTGCCGGGTGCGCGGGCCCGAGCTCGGCCGAGCGGTCGTCTCGGTGACCACGGTGACGACCACGCTCGTGGCGCCCCTGTGCCTGGGCATCGCGCTGGCCTCCGACCACCTGGTCGTGCTGGGCGAGAAGTGGTCGCCGGCGGTGCCCGCGGCGGCCTGGTTGGCGGCGTACGCCGCGCTGCTGAGCATCGGCCTGCTCGTGCAGACCGCCGTGAACGCCGCCGGCCGACCCGTGCTGGCGCTGGGGCTGCGCCTGGCGCACCTGGTGCTGCTCGTCGGTGCCCTCCTCGTGGTCGTCGACCGAGGGATCACCGTGGTCGCGGCCGCGCAGGCCGCCGTCGCGGCGGTCGTCGCCGCGCTGGCCCTCGGCCTGGCCCGGCGGACGGTGAGCGGGTTCTCGCTGCGCGACCTCGCGGTCGCCCTGCGCCCCGCCGCGCTCAGCGCGCTGGCGCTCGCCGCCGCCGTGCTGCTCGTGCGGGCACTGCTCGGCGACCTCGTGCCCAGCCCCGCGACGCTCGCGCTGCTCGCGGTGACCGGCCTCGCGGCGTACGCCGGCCCGCTGTGGCTCCTGGACCGCCACCGCCTGCTGGCGGCGGCCGCGCTGCTGAGGAGGTCGCAGTGA
- a CDS encoding GNAT family N-acetyltransferase: MAALESPTVRVSTDPRAFWAAWPHLLSQQPHPSPFTRPWWVRHVTQDTPAPLLIHDADGPVGGIALTSRRRLGVEVLRPAGHGVPCPDHVDLVALPGREQDVAEAFGRWFARPGARLLDLSGAPERSLAAAALGVAAQPVDVAPYEPLTGSFLATRSASFRRNVRRTEKRLADRGAQQWTATSADVGAALDSFEALHRDRPDRAPLLREMARLRPAITEAVACGEARVDVLEVGGRPAAVSVAFLVAGRLALYQLARSTERHHDGAGTALLVRVVERAALEGCTEVDLLRGDEAYKSGFATHRRVLTRVRAAHGVRARAALLGQVAARAAVRRLRRLRGRRGPAPA, from the coding sequence GTGGCAGCCCTGGAGTCGCCGACCGTACGGGTCAGCACCGACCCCCGGGCGTTCTGGGCGGCGTGGCCGCACCTGCTGTCCCAGCAGCCTCATCCGTCCCCGTTCACCCGGCCCTGGTGGGTGCGCCACGTGACGCAGGACACACCGGCACCGCTGCTCATCCACGACGCCGACGGGCCGGTCGGTGGCATCGCGCTCACCTCGCGCCGCCGGCTCGGCGTGGAGGTCCTGCGCCCCGCAGGCCACGGGGTGCCCTGCCCCGACCACGTCGACCTGGTCGCGCTGCCGGGTCGCGAGCAGGACGTCGCGGAGGCCTTCGGGCGGTGGTTCGCCCGGCCCGGGGCGCGGCTGCTGGACCTCTCCGGCGCGCCCGAGCGGTCCCTGGCCGCGGCCGCGCTCGGGGTCGCTGCGCAGCCGGTGGACGTGGCGCCGTACGAACCGCTCACGGGGTCCTTCCTCGCGACCCGCTCGGCGTCCTTCCGGCGCAACGTGCGACGCACCGAGAAGCGGCTCGCCGACCGCGGCGCGCAGCAGTGGACAGCCACCTCCGCGGACGTCGGTGCGGCCCTCGACTCCTTCGAGGCACTGCACCGCGACCGACCCGACCGGGCTCCCCTGCTGCGGGAGATGGCGCGGCTGCGGCCCGCGATCACCGAGGCGGTCGCGTGCGGCGAGGCGAGGGTCGACGTCCTCGAGGTCGGCGGCCGGCCCGCCGCGGTGTCCGTGGCGTTCCTGGTCGCCGGCCGGCTCGCGCTCTACCAGCTGGCGCGCTCGACCGAGCGCCACCACGACGGTGCCGGGACCGCGCTGCTGGTGCGGGTCGTCGAGCGGGCGGCGCTCGAAGGGTGCACGGAGGTCGACCTGCTGCGCGGGGACGAGGCGTACAAGTCCGGCTTCGCCACGCACCGTCGGGTGCTCACCCGGGTGCGCGCCGCCCACGGAGTCCGGGCCCGGGCGGCGCTCCTCGGGCAGGTCGCCGCCCGCGCGGCGGTACGTCGCCTGCGCCGGCTGCGCGGCCGTCGCGGACCGGCGCCGGCCTGA
- a CDS encoding ATP synthase F0 subunit B: MASQGDDHVNVGDGRAGGPGSSPSTGEQVEAARAAFAARREAENVLADASKIRASAAADADALLVDAQIMADRLQSESLAEYERLVREATERSDGILARARMEADRLRAEAQGQAEAIRLRAESQLDQMRAQVREELRAEQMATLGTVRHRSDGLLRDLESGVLDLGTTFERANASVADVVATIGQLRTVTESALPAAPAPAAEPASDLARTSVVVEEPVTEPVTEPVTEPVIAPAPVVEAPVAEPVRAPVVEDTREAAAPEQRAAIATPTDEVPDRDHEGREHEGQDSEDRGPGAAAGDAPMIGRISTAAVTVPQPVADENATSFLGTDPPRPVTDWATGPAATAGGDPVAAPLGAGEGSRPLGWLFRATS; the protein is encoded by the coding sequence ATGGCTTCGCAGGGGGACGACCACGTCAACGTGGGCGACGGACGGGCAGGGGGCCCGGGCTCGTCGCCCAGCACCGGAGAGCAGGTCGAGGCGGCTCGAGCGGCGTTCGCCGCTCGACGCGAGGCGGAGAACGTGCTGGCGGACGCCAGCAAGATCCGCGCGTCGGCCGCCGCCGATGCAGACGCGTTGCTGGTCGACGCGCAGATCATGGCCGACCGGCTCCAGTCGGAGTCGCTGGCCGAGTACGAGCGCCTCGTCCGCGAGGCCACCGAGCGCTCCGACGGGATCCTGGCGCGGGCCCGGATGGAGGCCGACCGCCTCCGCGCCGAGGCGCAGGGCCAGGCCGAGGCCATCCGGCTGCGGGCCGAGAGCCAGCTCGACCAGATGCGGGCCCAGGTCCGCGAGGAGCTGCGCGCCGAGCAGATGGCCACGCTGGGCACCGTCCGGCACCGCTCCGACGGCCTGCTGCGCGACCTCGAGTCGGGCGTGCTGGACCTCGGCACCACCTTCGAGCGGGCGAACGCGTCGGTCGCCGACGTCGTCGCGACGATCGGTCAGCTCCGCACCGTGACCGAGTCGGCGCTGCCCGCCGCGCCCGCCCCGGCCGCCGAGCCCGCCTCGGACCTCGCCCGGACGTCGGTCGTGGTCGAGGAACCGGTCACCGAGCCGGTCACCGAGCCGGTCACCGAGCCGGTCATCGCACCGGCACCCGTGGTCGAGGCGCCCGTCGCCGAGCCCGTCCGCGCGCCCGTCGTGGAGGACACCCGCGAGGCCGCTGCGCCCGAGCAGCGCGCCGCGATCGCCACGCCGACCGACGAGGTGCCCGACCGGGACCACGAGGGCCGGGAGCACGAGGGGCAGGACTCCGAGGACCGTGGGCCGGGGGCCGCCGCCGGGGACGCGCCGATGATCGGTCGCATCTCGACCGCGGCGGTCACCGTCCCGCAGCCGGTCGCCGACGAGAACGCCACCAGCTTCCTCGGCACCGACCCGCCGCGCCCGGTCACCGACTGGGCCACCGGGCCGGCCGCCACGGCGGGGGGCGACCCGGTCGCCGCGCCGCTGGGCGCGGGTGAGGGCTCCCGGCCGCTCGGCTGGCTCTTCCGCGCCACCTCCTGA
- the lepA gene encoding translation elongation factor 4, translated as MPQTPAPKPGHTDPAIIRNFCIIAHIDHGKSTLADRMLQLTGVVGEREAKAQYLDRMDIERERGITIKSQAVRMPWTVTEEAAAEHHIEAGAGTYVLNMIDTPGHVDFTYEVSRSLEACEAAILLVDAAQGIEAQTLANLYLAMGADLQIIPVLNKIDLPSANVDKYALELANLVGCDPEDVLLTSAKTGVGVEALLNEIVKQVPAPVGVADAPARALIFDSVYDTYRGVVTYVRVVDGSLKHRDRIKMMSTGAVHEMLEVGVISPEPMKAGELGVGETGYLITGVKDVRQSRVGDTVTSQHHGATEPLGGYAHPNPMVYAGLYPIDGDQYPELRDALEKLQLNDASLTYEPETSGALGFGFRCGFLGLLHMEITRERLEREFDLDLISTAPNVVYEVVMEDGTQLTVTNPSEYPDGKISEVREPVVNATILAPADYIGTIMELCQQKRGTLLGMDYLSEDRVEMRYTLPMGEIAFDFFDQLKSKTKGYASLNYERSGEQTADLVKVDILLQGEPVDAFSAIVHREAAYGYGVMMAGKLKELIPRQQFEVPIQAAIGARVIARENIRAIRKDVLAKCYGGDITRKRKLLEKQKEGKKRMKMVGRVEVPQEAFVAALSTTASAEKSGKK; from the coding sequence GTGCCCCAGACGCCTGCGCCGAAGCCCGGCCACACCGATCCCGCGATCATCCGGAACTTCTGCATCATCGCGCACATCGACCACGGCAAGTCGACCCTCGCCGACCGGATGCTCCAGCTCACGGGCGTGGTGGGGGAGCGCGAGGCCAAGGCGCAGTACCTCGACCGCATGGACATCGAGCGCGAGCGCGGCATCACCATCAAGTCGCAGGCGGTCCGGATGCCGTGGACGGTCACCGAGGAGGCGGCCGCCGAGCACCACATCGAGGCCGGAGCCGGCACCTACGTCCTCAACATGATCGACACCCCCGGGCACGTCGACTTCACCTACGAGGTGTCCCGCTCGCTGGAGGCCTGCGAGGCCGCGATCCTCCTCGTGGACGCGGCGCAGGGCATCGAGGCCCAGACGCTGGCGAACCTCTACCTCGCCATGGGTGCGGACCTGCAGATCATCCCGGTGCTCAACAAGATCGACCTGCCCTCGGCGAACGTCGACAAGTACGCGCTCGAGCTGGCCAACCTGGTCGGCTGCGACCCCGAGGACGTGCTCCTCACCTCCGCCAAGACCGGGGTCGGCGTGGAGGCGCTGCTCAACGAGATCGTGAAGCAGGTCCCGGCGCCCGTCGGCGTCGCCGACGCCCCGGCCCGCGCCCTGATCTTCGACTCCGTGTACGACACCTACCGCGGCGTGGTCACCTACGTCCGCGTCGTCGACGGCTCGCTGAAGCACCGCGACCGGATCAAGATGATGTCTACCGGAGCGGTCCACGAGATGCTCGAGGTCGGCGTGATCAGCCCCGAGCCGATGAAGGCAGGCGAGCTGGGGGTCGGCGAGACCGGCTACCTCATCACCGGCGTGAAGGACGTCCGCCAGTCCCGGGTCGGCGACACGGTCACCAGCCAGCACCACGGCGCCACCGAGCCGCTCGGCGGCTACGCGCACCCCAACCCGATGGTCTACGCCGGTCTCTACCCGATCGACGGCGACCAGTACCCCGAGCTGCGCGACGCGCTCGAGAAGCTCCAGCTCAACGACGCCTCGCTCACCTACGAGCCGGAGACGTCGGGCGCGCTCGGCTTCGGGTTCCGCTGCGGCTTCCTCGGCCTGCTGCACATGGAGATCACGCGCGAGCGGCTCGAGCGGGAGTTCGACCTCGACCTCATCTCGACCGCCCCGAACGTGGTCTACGAGGTCGTCATGGAGGACGGCACGCAGCTGACCGTGACGAACCCCAGCGAGTACCCCGACGGCAAGATCAGCGAGGTCCGCGAGCCGGTCGTCAACGCGACGATCCTGGCCCCGGCGGACTACATCGGCACGATCATGGAGCTGTGCCAGCAGAAGCGCGGCACGTTGCTCGGCATGGACTACCTCTCCGAGGACCGGGTCGAGATGCGCTACACGCTGCCGATGGGCGAGATCGCCTTCGACTTCTTCGACCAGCTGAAGTCGAAGACCAAGGGCTACGCCTCGCTCAACTACGAGCGGTCCGGGGAGCAGACCGCCGACCTGGTCAAGGTCGACATCCTGCTGCAGGGCGAGCCGGTCGACGCGTTCTCCGCCATCGTCCACCGCGAGGCGGCCTACGGGTACGGCGTGATGATGGCCGGCAAGCTCAAGGAGCTCATCCCGCGCCAGCAGTTCGAGGTGCCGATCCAGGCGGCCATCGGCGCCCGGGTCATCGCCCGCGAGAACATCCGCGCCATCCGCAAGGACGTCCTGGCCAAGTGCTACGGCGGTGACATCACCCGCAAGCGCAAGCTGCTGGAGAAGCAGAAAGAGGGCAAGAAGCGGATGAAGATGGTCGGCCGCGTCGAGGTCCCCCAGGAGGCGTTCGTGGCCGCGCTGTCCACCACCGCGTCGGCGGAGAAGAGCGGCAAGAAGTAG